In a single window of the Xiphophorus couchianus chromosome 10, X_couchianus-1.0, whole genome shotgun sequence genome:
- the bccip gene encoding protein BCCIP homolog, with product MASSAKRRAVGLGENPEESENSSDENPEDDDESAEDVSDEEINEEVLVDFEAHAISSNDFNGVKKLLKQLFLKAHVDVSEMTDIIIQQNHVGSVIKQAEVPEDSDDDDPDEVFGFISMLNLTERKGVQCVEDVKELIVGQCEKNAPHSVTEQLEKIFSDTSKPVGLLLSERFINVPPQIALPLHKQLQEEMAEAQRTNKPSGRCHYCLMISKTCKEATKSIPARGEAPKEEYMFVNAEEEFFHEQAIIKFHYSVQEDADSCLSGRWSFDDVPMKPFRTVMVIPMDRMPAVMEKLKEFLTV from the exons ATGGCTTCTTCGGCTAAGAGGAGAGCAGTTGGCTTGGGTGAAAATCCCGAAGAAAGTGAGAACAGCTCGGATGAGAACCCCGAGGATGATGACGAATCTGCGGAGGATGTCAGCGATGAAGAAATTAATGAg GAGGTTTTGGTGGATTTTGAGGCACACGCTATTTCATCCAATGATTTCAACGGCGTTAAGAAGCTGTTAAAGCAG CTCTTCCTGAAGGCTCATGTAGACGTATCAGAGATGACTGACATTATTATCCAGCAGAATCACGTTGGAAGTGTCATCAAG CAAGCTGAAGTGCCAGAGGACAGTGATGACGATGATCCAGATGAAGTGTTTGGGTTCATCAGTATGCTCAACCTGACAGAGAGAAAG ggTGTGCAGTGTGTGGAGGATGTCAAGGAGCTGATAGTGGGCCAGTGTGAGAAGAATGCTCCTCACAGCGTAACAGAACAGCTCGAGAAGATCTTCAGCGACACAAGCAAACCTGTGGGTCTGCTGCTGAGCGAGCGCTTCATCAACGTACCTCCACAAATTGCCCTTCCTCTCCATAAACAGCTACA gGAAGAAATGGCAGAAGCCCAGAGGACAAACAAACCCAGCGGGAGGTGTCACTACTGCCTGATGATCAGCAAGACCTGCAAAGAGGCAACCAAGAGCATCCCTGCCAGAGGAGAAGCTCCAAAAGAGGAGTACATGTTTGTCAATGCAGAGGAGGAATTCTTTCATGAG caagCCATCATAAAGTTCCACTACTCAGTCCAAGAGGATGCAGATTCCTGTCTAAGTGGCAGGTGGTCGTTTGACGACGTTCCCATGAAGCCTTTCAGGACGGTGATGGTGATACCTATGGACAGAATGCCTGCTGTAATGGAAAAACTAAAGGAATTCCTGACTGTGTGA
- the uros gene encoding uroporphyrinogen-III synthase gives MRVLLLKEPRDEESGPDPYLKELESHGHKAALIPVLSFKFVSLNTFSDKLFQPEKHSGLIFTSPRAVEAVKMCLDMGGRREEWNKSIKDKWNSKSIYVVGKATGALVQSLGLKPLGEDTGTADVLSRLIIEREDTNIPPLFFPCGSIKREVLPMALRENGVPLETLTVYQTAEHPDLEKNLKNYFTEQGTPASIAFFSPSGVKFCLEVVRRLSGEQLNEIKFAAIGATTQDAMTAEGLCVSCTAEKPTAEHLAAAIATALQ, from the exons ATGCGTGTATTATTACTTAAAGAGCCGAGAGATGAGGAATCTGGACCTGATCCCTACTTGAAG GAATTGGAATCGCATGGACACAAAGCAGCACTCATCCCTGTGTTGTCTTTTAAGTTTGTCTCATTAAACACCTTTTCTGATAAG CTTTTCCAGCCAGAGAAACACAGTGGCCTGATCTTTACCAGTCCCAGAGCAGTGGAGGCTGTGAAGATGTGCTTAGACAtgggaggaaggagagaag AATGGAACAAATCCATAAAAGACAAGTGGAACTCAAAATCCATATATGTGGTCGGGAAGGCAACTGGAGCATTAG TTCAAAGTCTGGGTCTGAAGCCCCTGGGAGAGGACACAGGGACAGCTGATGTCCTATCACGTCTTATTATTGAAA GAGAGGACACCAATATCCCAccgctttttttcccctgtggCTCAATTAAAAGAGAAGTCTTGCCCATGGCTTTAAGGGAAAATG GAGTTCCCTTAGAGACTCTGACTGTCTATCAAACGGCTGAACATCCAgatcttgagaaaaatctgaaaaactacTTCACAGAGCAG GGAACTCCAGCAAGTATAGCTTTCTTCAGTCCATCCGGGGTGAAGTTTTGCCTGGAAGTAGTGCGAAGGCTGTCGGGTGAACAACTCAATGAAATAAAG TTTGCCGCCATCGGGGCGACTACACAAGATGCTATGACAGCAGAAGGCCTTTGTGTGAGCTGCACAGCTGAAAAGCCAACGGCAGAGCATTTGGCAGCAGCAATAGCCACGGCTCTACAGTGA